From Hylaeus volcanicus isolate JK05 chromosome 2, UHH_iyHylVolc1.0_haploid, whole genome shotgun sequence, the proteins below share one genomic window:
- the LOC128873009 gene encoding sodium leak channel NALCN isoform X1 — translation MMLGRKQSLKGEPVLADYGPEESLNESADIEWVNKLWVRRLMRFCALVSLTSVCLNTPKTFEKIPPLQYVTFICDLVVTFLFTAEMIAKMHIRGILKRDKSYLKDHWCQFDGSMVVFLWLSVILQMFEMLGFVLKFSYVSILRAPRPLIMIRFLRVFLKFSMPKARINLIFKRSSQQIYNVTLFFLFFMSLYGLLGVQFFGELKNHCVLNTTDPKRITINSLAIPDTFCSTDPESGYQCPEGMTCMKLELSKYIMGFNGFDEFATSIFTVYQAASQEGWVFIMYRAIDSLPAWRPVLYFSTMIFFLAWLVKNVFIAVITETFNEIRVQFQQMWGVRGHISNSTASQILTGDDNGWKLVTLDENKHGGLASPVCHAVLRSPHFRMVVMCAILANGITTATMSFKHDEKPRHTYYDKYYYAEIAFTTFLDLETLFKIWCLGFRSYYKHSIHKFELLLAIGTTIHIIPFFYLSGFTYFQVLRVVRLIKASPMLEDFVYKIFGPGKKLGSLIIFTMCLLVISSSISMQLFCFLCDFTKFETFPEAFMSMFQILTQEAWVDVMDETMLRTHETMGPFVAVYFILYHLFVTLIVLSLFVAVILDNLELDEDIKKLKQLKFREQSAEIKETLPFRLRIFEKFPDSPQMTCLHKVPSDFSLPKVRESFMRQFVFEMENEENEGAKKINETFDSKMIYRKQRPVKILNNPPKVRNVVTNLKKAAVSYIINDSNNQRLLLGDSAMIPVPGKGLLKPQGTVNSAKQLRIDQKKSIRRSVRSGSIKLKQTYEHLMENGDIGGINRVSSSRSRPHDLDIKLLQAKRQQAEMRRNQREEDLRENHPFFDTPLFAVPRESKFRKICQSLVYARYDTNVKDPLTGKERKVQYKSLHNFLGLVTYLDWVMILATTMSCISMMFETPRYRVMEVPALQIAEYGFVIFMSIELALKILADGLFFTPKAYIKDVASVLDVFIYVVSLVFLCWMPKSVPANSGAQLLMILRCVRPLRIFTLVPHMRKVVYELCRGFKEILLVSTLLILLMFIFASYGVQLYGGRLARCNDPTILKRENCVGVFMRRVFVTKMKLRPGQNESYPSILVPRVWANPRRFNFDHIGDALMALFEVLSFKGWLDVRDVLIKALGPVHAIYIHIYIFLGCMIGLTLFVGVVIANYSENKGTALLTVDQRRWCDLKKRLKIAQPLHLPPRPDGKKFRAFIYDITQNIYFKRFIAVMVLINSALLCVSWRIEEEHTEALATVSTILTLIFLVEVIMKNIAFTPRGYWQSRRNRYDLLVTVVGVIWIVIHCTMKNDSSYLIGFMVVILRFFTITGKHTTLKMLMLTVGVSVCKSFFIIFGMFLLVFFYALAGTIIFGTVKYGEGIGRRANFESPVTGVAMLFRIVTGEDWNKIMHDCMIQPPYCTPAANYWETDCGNFHASLIYFCTFYVIITYIVLNLLVAIIMENFSLFYSNEEDALLSYADIRNFQNTWNVVDNHQKGVIPVKRVKFILRLLKGRLETDPQKDRLLFKHMCYELEKLNNGEEVTFHDVINMLSYRSVDIRKALQLEELLAREEFEYIIEEEVAKQTIRNWLEGCLKKIRASGKQQNSLVAGLRANTDQPIQQQEHTEEKRKEADKEEETETKDTDGSKHKVKKPPALPRSESIGSGSGRKYLTPTLSDPASIRSEKDKNVAPKKRNNRPPPMAKNNLPHLTESSEQSRQQREAFNAKTTAPKPSSVILEVREWWKEQLAYSSESSEDEV, via the exons ATGATGCTGGGGCGCAAGCAGAGCCTCAAGGGGGAACCCGTCTTGGCCGATTACGGGCCAGAGGAGTCCCTCAATGAGAGCGCTGACATAGAGTGGGTGAAtaag CTGTGGGTTAGGAGGTTGATGAGGTTCTGCGCCCTGGTATCATTAACTTCAGTCTGCTTGAATACTCCAAAgacttttgaaaaaattccgCCTCTTCAGTATGTTACCTTCATTTGCGATTTAGTCGTCACGTTCTTATTTACCGCTGAAATGATTGCCAAGATGCATATCAGAGGTATACTGAAG AGGGACAAATCTTACTTGAAAGATCATTGGTGCCAATTCGATGGGAGTATGGTGGTCTTCCTCTGGTTGTCCgtaattttacaaatgttcGAAATGCTGGGcttcgttttaaaatttagttacgTTTCGATACTACGAGCACCACGACCCTTAATTATGATACGCTTCCTAAGAGTCTTCCTTAAGTTCTCCATGCCCAAAGCTAGGATTAatctaattttcaa ACGCTCGAGCCAACAAATATACAACGTGAccctcttctttcttttcttcatgTCTCTCTACGGTCTTCTAGGCGTCCAGTTCTTCGGTGAATTGAAAAACCATTGTGTTCTTAACACCACCGATCCAAAACGCATTACTATAAACAGTTTAGCGATTCCTGATACTTTCTGTTCGACTGATCCTGAATCTGGATACCAATGTCCAGAGGGGATGACCTGTATGAAGCTCGAGTTATCCAAGTACATCATGGGTTTCAATGGTTTCGACGAGTTTG CTACGAGTATTTTCACTGTTTATCAAGCCGCGTCGCAAGAAGGATGGGTTTTCATCATGTACCGTGCGATAGACAGTCTACCCGCTTGGCGTCCAGTTCTCTACTTCAGTacaatgatatttttcttaGCTTGGCTCGTGAAGAATGTCTTCATCGCAGTTATCACAGAGACGTTTAACGAAATACGAGTACAATTCCAGCAGATGTGGGGCGTGAGGGGACACATCAGCAACAGCACTGCGTCACAA ATACTGACGGGTGACGATAACGGTTGGAAATTGGTAACTCtagatgaaaataaacacgGAGGATTGGCCTCTCCCGTGTGTCACGCCGTCCTGAGATCTCCTCATTTTCGCATGGTAGTGATGTGCGCGATTCTGGCGAACGGCATCACCACCGCGACGATGAGCTTCAAACACGACGAAAAACCAAGGCACACGTATTACGACAAGTATTACTATGCCGAGATCGCGTTCACGACATTCTTGGACCTCGAAacgttattcaaaatttggtGCCTCGGATTCCGCAGTTATTACAAGCATTCGATTCACAAATTCGAGCTGCTGCTGGCAATTGGTACAACCATACACATCATTCCGTTCTTCTATCTTTCTGGATTCACGTATTTTCAG GTTCTCAGGGTAGTCAGACTCATCAAAGCATCCCCGATGTTGGAGGACTTCGTGTATAAGATATTCGGACCTGGAAAGAAATTGGGAAGCCTCATAATTTTTACCATGTGTCTACTCGTGATATCGTCTAGCATATCTATGCAGCTCTTCTGTTTTCTCTGCGACTTTACAAAATTTGAGACCTTCCCGGAG GCGTTCATGTCTATGTTTCAAATCCTGACGCAAGAAGCTTGGGTCGACGTAATGGATGAAACAATGCTCAGAACACATGAGACAATGGGCCCTTTCGTTGCCGTATACTTCATTTTATACCATCTATTCGTCACATTG ATCGTGTTAAGTCTGTTCGTTGCAGTCATCTTGGATAATCTTGAACTGGACGAGGatatcaaaaaattgaaacaattaaagTTCCGCGAGCAAAGCGCAGAGATAAAAGAAACCCTACCATTCAGATTGAGAATTTTTGAGAAGTTCCCTGATAGTCCTCAGATGACATGCTTGCACAAAGTACCGTCAGACTTCAGTCTTCCGAAG GTGCGCGAAAGCTTCATGCGACAATTTGTATTCGAAATggaaaacgaggaaaacgaAGGGgcgaaaaaaattaacgaaacgtttGATTCGAAAATGATATACAGAAAACAACGGCCAGtaaagattttaaataatccaCCGAAAGTAAGGAACGTTGTCACTAATCTTAAAAAAGCGGCTGTTAGTTACATTATAAA CGACTCCAATAATCAGAGGCTCCTATTAGGCGATTCTGCTATGATACCAGTACCAGGAAAAGGTCTTTTGAAGCCACAAGGTACCGTTAACAGTGCCAAGCAACTGCGCATCGATCAGAAAAA GTCGATCAGAAGAAGCGTTCGCAGCGGATCGATCAAGTTAAAGCAAACGTACGAACATCTGATGGAAAACGGTGATATCGGAGGTATAAACAGAGTCAGTTCTTCCCGCAGTAGACCACATGATTTGGATATTAAATTGCTACAAGCCAAAAGGCAGCAAGCGGAGATGCGAAG AAATCAACGCGAGGAGGACTTGCGCGAAAATCACCCATTTTTCGATACTCCGCTGTTCGCGGTGCCGCGTGAGAGTAAATTTCGCAAAATTTGTCAGTCTCTCGTTTACGCGAGGTACGACACGAACGTGAAAGATCCTTTAactggaaaagaaagaaaagttcaGTATAAAAGCCTACA CAACTTCCTTGGCTTGGTCACGTACCTTGATTGGGTAATGATCCTTGCTACGACGATGTCTTGCATCTCCATGATGTTCGAAACGCCTCGTTATCGTGTGATGGAAGTACCGGCATTGCAAATCGCCGAGTACGGTTTCGTTATCTTCATGAGTATCGAGCTAGCGCTTAAGATTTTGGCGGATGGATTGTTTTTCACGCCGAAGGCCTACATCAAAGATGTTGCCTCTGTCCTGGACGTTTTTATCTACGTC GTCAGTCTTGTATTTCTTTGCTGGATGCCGAAGAGCGTGCCAGCGAATTCTGGCGCGCAGCTTCTCATGATTCTACGATGCGTCAGACCGTTGAGGATCTTCACTCTTGTACCGCACATGAGAAAGGTCGTTTACGAGTTGTGTAGGGGCTTCAAAGAGATCTTACTG GTGTCTACTCTGTTGATCCTATTGATGTTCATATTTGCGAGTTACGGTGTACAGCTTTACGGGGGTAGATTGGCTCGGTGCAACGATCCGACCATCTTGAAACGGGAGAATTGCGTTGGTGTATTCATGCGGCGAGTATtcgtaacaaaaatgaaactacGACCGGGCCAAAATGAGAGCTACCCGTCTATATTGGTACCACGCGTTTG ggCCAATCCTAGGCGGTTTAACTTCGACCATATCGGTGACGCACTGATGGCGCTTTTCGAAGTACTCTCATTTAAAGGGTGGCTAGACGTTAGAGACGTTCTTATCAAAGCACTCGGGCCC GTCCACGCTATCTATATCCAcatctatatatttttgggtTGCATGATTGGTTTGACTTTGTTCGTTGGTGTCGTAATCGCCAATTACTCTGAAAACAAAGGAACCGCGTTACTCACAGTCGATCAAAGACGATG GTGCGATTTAAAGAAGCGACTGAAAATCGCTCAACCGTTGCACTTGCCACCCAGACCAGATGGGAAGAAATTCCGAGCCTTTATCTATGACATCACtcagaatatatattttaaaagattcatCGCGGTTATGGTACTCATAAACAGTGCTCTTCTGTGCGTTTCT TGGAGAATCGAGGAAGAACACACGGAAGCGCTCGCTACGGTTTCCACGATTCTGACACTGATCTTCCTCGTGGAAGTgatcatgaaaaatattgctttTACACCACGTGGCTATTGGCAGTCCAGAAGAAACAGATATGATTTGCTCGTGACAGTTGTGGGTGTTATTTGGATCGTCATTCATTGTACAATGAAG AACGATTCGTCGTACCTAATCGGCTTTATGGTCGTGATCCTTAGATTCTTCACCATCACTGGCAAACATACAACTCTGAAAATGTTGATGTTGACAGTCGGAGTGTCCGTTTgcaaaagtttctttattatatttggcATGTTTctccttgttttcttttacgcCCTAGCAGGCACGATCATTTTTGGAACAGTAAAGTATGGCGAAGGTATAGGAAG GCGTGCCAATTTTGAATCGCCCGTGACTGGCGTTGCTATGCTCTTTCGTATCGTCACTGGAGAGGATTGGAATAAGATAATGCACGATTGCATGATACAACCGCCGTATTGCACTCCGGCTGCTAATTATTGGGAGACCGATTGCGGGAATTTTCATGCTtccttaatttatttttgtactttttacgTCATTATCACTTACATTGTTTTAAATCTTCTGGTGG CTATTATCATGGAGAacttttctctattttattcgaacgaggAAGACGCGTTATTGTCGTACGCCGACATTAGAAATTTCCAAAACACCTGGAACGTCGTCGACAATCACCAAAAGGGTGTCATACCGGTGAAACGG GTAAAGTTTATCTTACGGCTGTTGAAAGGCCGACTAGAGACAGATCCACAAAAGGATCGGCTGCTCTTCAAGCATATGTGTTACGAGCTGGAGAAGTTGAACAATGGCGAAGAAGTTACTTTCCACGATGTTATTAA TATGTTGTCGTATCGCTCGGTCGATATACGGAAAGCTCTTCAACTCGAGGAACTACTGGCAAGGGAGGAGTTCGAGTACATCATCGAAGAAGAAGTCGCTAAACAAACGATAAGAAATTGGTTAGAGGGTTGtctgaaaaaaattcgagCGAGTGGG AAGCAGCAAAATAGTCTCGTTGCTGGTCTTCGTGCGAACACTGACCAACCCATACAACAACAAGAGCATAcggaagagaaaagaaaggaagcagacaaagaagaagaaactgaAACAAAG GACACGGACGGATCTAAGCACAAAGTTAAGAAACCACCAGCTCTCCCAAGATCTGAGAGTATAGGCAGTGGATCTGgaaggaaatatttgactCCAACTCTGTCGGATCCTGCGTCGATTAGGTCTGAAAAAGACAAGAATGTAGCACctaagaaaagaaacaatagaCCACCAC CGATggcgaaaaataatttgccaCATCTCACAGAAAGTTCCGAGCAGAGCAGACAACAGAGGGAAGCTTTCAATGCAAAGACAACCGCGCCGAAACCTTCCAGCGTTATACTGGAAGTTCGCGAATGGTGGAAAGAGCAGTTGGCGTATAGCAGTGAGTCCAGCGAGGACGAGGtttaa
- the LOC128873009 gene encoding sodium leak channel NALCN isoform X2, translating to MMLGRKQSLKGEPVLADYGPEESLNESADIEWVNKLWVRRLMRFCALVSLTSVCLNTPKTFEKIPPLQYVTFICDLVVTFLFTAEMIAKMHIRGILKRDKSYLKDHWCQFDGSMVVFLWLSVILQMFEMLGFVLKFSYVSILRAPRPLIMIRFLRVFLKFSMPKARINLIFKRSSQQIYNVTLFFLFFMSLYGLLGVQFFGELKNHCVLNTTDPKRITINSLAIPDTFCSTDPESGYQCPEGMTCMKLELSKYIMGFNGFDEFATSIFTVYQAASQEGWVFIMYRAIDSLPAWRPVLYFSTMIFFLAWLVKNVFIAVITETFNEIRVQFQQMWGVRGHISNSTASQILTGDDNGWKLVTLDENKHGGLASPVCHAVLRSPHFRMVVMCAILANGITTATMSFKHDEKPRHTYYDKYYYAEIAFTTFLDLETLFKIWCLGFRSYYKHSIHKFELLLAIGTTIHIIPFFYLSGFTYFQVLRVVRLIKASPMLEDFVYKIFGPGKKLGSLIIFTMCLLVISSSISMQLFCFLCDFTKFETFPEAFMSMFQILTQEAWVDVMDETMLRTHETMGPFVAVYFILYHLFVTLIVLSLFVAVILDNLELDEDIKKLKQLKFREQSAEIKETLPFRLRIFEKFPDSPQMTCLHKVPSDFSLPKVRESFMRQFVFEMENEENEGAKKINETFDSKMIYRKQRPVKILNNPPKVRNVVTNLKKAAVSYIINDSNNQRLLLGDSAMIPVPGKGLLKPQGTVNSAKQLRIDQKKSIRRSVRSGSIKLKQTYEHLMENGDIGGINRVSSSRSRPHDLDIKLLQAKRQQAEMRRNQREEDLRENHPFFDTPLFAVPRESKFRKICQSLVYARYDTNVKDPLTGKERKVQYKSLHNFLGLVTYLDWVMILATTMSCISMMFETPRYRVMEVPALQIAEYGFVIFMSIELALKILADGLFFTPKAYIKDVASVLDVFIYVVSLVFLCWMPKSVPANSGAQLLMILRCVRPLRIFTLVPHMRKVVYELCRGFKEILLVSTLLILLMFIFASYGVQLYGGRLARCNDPTILKRENCVGVFMRRVFVTKMKLRPGQNESYPSILVPRVWANPRRFNFDHIGDALMALFEVLSFKGWLDVRDVLIKALGPVHAIYIHIYIFLGCMIGLTLFVGVVIANYSENKGTALLTVDQRRWCDLKKRLKIAQPLHLPPRPDGKKFRAFIYDITQNIYFKRFIAVMVLINSALLCVSWRIEEEHTEALATVSTILTLIFLVEVIMKNIAFTPRGYWQSRRNRYDLLVTVVGVIWIVIHCTMKNDSSYLIGFMVVILRFFTITGKHTTLKMLMLTVGVSVCKSFFIIFGMFLLVFFYALAGTIIFGTVKYGEGIGRRANFESPVTGVAMLFRIVTGEDWNKIMHDCMIQPPYCTPAANYWETDCGNFHASLIYFCTFYVIITYIVLNLLVAIIMENFSLFYSNEEDALLSYADIRNFQNTWNVVDNHQKGVIPVKRVKFILRLLKGRLETDPQKDRLLFKHMCYELEKLNNGEEVTFHDVINMLSYRSVDIRKALQLEELLAREEFEYIIEEEVAKQTIRNWLEGCLKKIRASGKQQNSLVAGLRANTDQPIQQQEHTEEKRKEADKEEETETKDTDGSKHKVKKPPALPRSESIGSGSGRKYLTPTLSDPASIRSEKDKNVAPKKRNNRPPQSSEQSRQQREAFNAKTTAPKPSSVILEVREWWKEQLAYSSESSEDEV from the exons ATGATGCTGGGGCGCAAGCAGAGCCTCAAGGGGGAACCCGTCTTGGCCGATTACGGGCCAGAGGAGTCCCTCAATGAGAGCGCTGACATAGAGTGGGTGAAtaag CTGTGGGTTAGGAGGTTGATGAGGTTCTGCGCCCTGGTATCATTAACTTCAGTCTGCTTGAATACTCCAAAgacttttgaaaaaattccgCCTCTTCAGTATGTTACCTTCATTTGCGATTTAGTCGTCACGTTCTTATTTACCGCTGAAATGATTGCCAAGATGCATATCAGAGGTATACTGAAG AGGGACAAATCTTACTTGAAAGATCATTGGTGCCAATTCGATGGGAGTATGGTGGTCTTCCTCTGGTTGTCCgtaattttacaaatgttcGAAATGCTGGGcttcgttttaaaatttagttacgTTTCGATACTACGAGCACCACGACCCTTAATTATGATACGCTTCCTAAGAGTCTTCCTTAAGTTCTCCATGCCCAAAGCTAGGATTAatctaattttcaa ACGCTCGAGCCAACAAATATACAACGTGAccctcttctttcttttcttcatgTCTCTCTACGGTCTTCTAGGCGTCCAGTTCTTCGGTGAATTGAAAAACCATTGTGTTCTTAACACCACCGATCCAAAACGCATTACTATAAACAGTTTAGCGATTCCTGATACTTTCTGTTCGACTGATCCTGAATCTGGATACCAATGTCCAGAGGGGATGACCTGTATGAAGCTCGAGTTATCCAAGTACATCATGGGTTTCAATGGTTTCGACGAGTTTG CTACGAGTATTTTCACTGTTTATCAAGCCGCGTCGCAAGAAGGATGGGTTTTCATCATGTACCGTGCGATAGACAGTCTACCCGCTTGGCGTCCAGTTCTCTACTTCAGTacaatgatatttttcttaGCTTGGCTCGTGAAGAATGTCTTCATCGCAGTTATCACAGAGACGTTTAACGAAATACGAGTACAATTCCAGCAGATGTGGGGCGTGAGGGGACACATCAGCAACAGCACTGCGTCACAA ATACTGACGGGTGACGATAACGGTTGGAAATTGGTAACTCtagatgaaaataaacacgGAGGATTGGCCTCTCCCGTGTGTCACGCCGTCCTGAGATCTCCTCATTTTCGCATGGTAGTGATGTGCGCGATTCTGGCGAACGGCATCACCACCGCGACGATGAGCTTCAAACACGACGAAAAACCAAGGCACACGTATTACGACAAGTATTACTATGCCGAGATCGCGTTCACGACATTCTTGGACCTCGAAacgttattcaaaatttggtGCCTCGGATTCCGCAGTTATTACAAGCATTCGATTCACAAATTCGAGCTGCTGCTGGCAATTGGTACAACCATACACATCATTCCGTTCTTCTATCTTTCTGGATTCACGTATTTTCAG GTTCTCAGGGTAGTCAGACTCATCAAAGCATCCCCGATGTTGGAGGACTTCGTGTATAAGATATTCGGACCTGGAAAGAAATTGGGAAGCCTCATAATTTTTACCATGTGTCTACTCGTGATATCGTCTAGCATATCTATGCAGCTCTTCTGTTTTCTCTGCGACTTTACAAAATTTGAGACCTTCCCGGAG GCGTTCATGTCTATGTTTCAAATCCTGACGCAAGAAGCTTGGGTCGACGTAATGGATGAAACAATGCTCAGAACACATGAGACAATGGGCCCTTTCGTTGCCGTATACTTCATTTTATACCATCTATTCGTCACATTG ATCGTGTTAAGTCTGTTCGTTGCAGTCATCTTGGATAATCTTGAACTGGACGAGGatatcaaaaaattgaaacaattaaagTTCCGCGAGCAAAGCGCAGAGATAAAAGAAACCCTACCATTCAGATTGAGAATTTTTGAGAAGTTCCCTGATAGTCCTCAGATGACATGCTTGCACAAAGTACCGTCAGACTTCAGTCTTCCGAAG GTGCGCGAAAGCTTCATGCGACAATTTGTATTCGAAATggaaaacgaggaaaacgaAGGGgcgaaaaaaattaacgaaacgtttGATTCGAAAATGATATACAGAAAACAACGGCCAGtaaagattttaaataatccaCCGAAAGTAAGGAACGTTGTCACTAATCTTAAAAAAGCGGCTGTTAGTTACATTATAAA CGACTCCAATAATCAGAGGCTCCTATTAGGCGATTCTGCTATGATACCAGTACCAGGAAAAGGTCTTTTGAAGCCACAAGGTACCGTTAACAGTGCCAAGCAACTGCGCATCGATCAGAAAAA GTCGATCAGAAGAAGCGTTCGCAGCGGATCGATCAAGTTAAAGCAAACGTACGAACATCTGATGGAAAACGGTGATATCGGAGGTATAAACAGAGTCAGTTCTTCCCGCAGTAGACCACATGATTTGGATATTAAATTGCTACAAGCCAAAAGGCAGCAAGCGGAGATGCGAAG AAATCAACGCGAGGAGGACTTGCGCGAAAATCACCCATTTTTCGATACTCCGCTGTTCGCGGTGCCGCGTGAGAGTAAATTTCGCAAAATTTGTCAGTCTCTCGTTTACGCGAGGTACGACACGAACGTGAAAGATCCTTTAactggaaaagaaagaaaagttcaGTATAAAAGCCTACA CAACTTCCTTGGCTTGGTCACGTACCTTGATTGGGTAATGATCCTTGCTACGACGATGTCTTGCATCTCCATGATGTTCGAAACGCCTCGTTATCGTGTGATGGAAGTACCGGCATTGCAAATCGCCGAGTACGGTTTCGTTATCTTCATGAGTATCGAGCTAGCGCTTAAGATTTTGGCGGATGGATTGTTTTTCACGCCGAAGGCCTACATCAAAGATGTTGCCTCTGTCCTGGACGTTTTTATCTACGTC GTCAGTCTTGTATTTCTTTGCTGGATGCCGAAGAGCGTGCCAGCGAATTCTGGCGCGCAGCTTCTCATGATTCTACGATGCGTCAGACCGTTGAGGATCTTCACTCTTGTACCGCACATGAGAAAGGTCGTTTACGAGTTGTGTAGGGGCTTCAAAGAGATCTTACTG GTGTCTACTCTGTTGATCCTATTGATGTTCATATTTGCGAGTTACGGTGTACAGCTTTACGGGGGTAGATTGGCTCGGTGCAACGATCCGACCATCTTGAAACGGGAGAATTGCGTTGGTGTATTCATGCGGCGAGTATtcgtaacaaaaatgaaactacGACCGGGCCAAAATGAGAGCTACCCGTCTATATTGGTACCACGCGTTTG ggCCAATCCTAGGCGGTTTAACTTCGACCATATCGGTGACGCACTGATGGCGCTTTTCGAAGTACTCTCATTTAAAGGGTGGCTAGACGTTAGAGACGTTCTTATCAAAGCACTCGGGCCC GTCCACGCTATCTATATCCAcatctatatatttttgggtTGCATGATTGGTTTGACTTTGTTCGTTGGTGTCGTAATCGCCAATTACTCTGAAAACAAAGGAACCGCGTTACTCACAGTCGATCAAAGACGATG GTGCGATTTAAAGAAGCGACTGAAAATCGCTCAACCGTTGCACTTGCCACCCAGACCAGATGGGAAGAAATTCCGAGCCTTTATCTATGACATCACtcagaatatatattttaaaagattcatCGCGGTTATGGTACTCATAAACAGTGCTCTTCTGTGCGTTTCT TGGAGAATCGAGGAAGAACACACGGAAGCGCTCGCTACGGTTTCCACGATTCTGACACTGATCTTCCTCGTGGAAGTgatcatgaaaaatattgctttTACACCACGTGGCTATTGGCAGTCCAGAAGAAACAGATATGATTTGCTCGTGACAGTTGTGGGTGTTATTTGGATCGTCATTCATTGTACAATGAAG AACGATTCGTCGTACCTAATCGGCTTTATGGTCGTGATCCTTAGATTCTTCACCATCACTGGCAAACATACAACTCTGAAAATGTTGATGTTGACAGTCGGAGTGTCCGTTTgcaaaagtttctttattatatttggcATGTTTctccttgttttcttttacgcCCTAGCAGGCACGATCATTTTTGGAACAGTAAAGTATGGCGAAGGTATAGGAAG GCGTGCCAATTTTGAATCGCCCGTGACTGGCGTTGCTATGCTCTTTCGTATCGTCACTGGAGAGGATTGGAATAAGATAATGCACGATTGCATGATACAACCGCCGTATTGCACTCCGGCTGCTAATTATTGGGAGACCGATTGCGGGAATTTTCATGCTtccttaatttatttttgtactttttacgTCATTATCACTTACATTGTTTTAAATCTTCTGGTGG CTATTATCATGGAGAacttttctctattttattcgaacgaggAAGACGCGTTATTGTCGTACGCCGACATTAGAAATTTCCAAAACACCTGGAACGTCGTCGACAATCACCAAAAGGGTGTCATACCGGTGAAACGG GTAAAGTTTATCTTACGGCTGTTGAAAGGCCGACTAGAGACAGATCCACAAAAGGATCGGCTGCTCTTCAAGCATATGTGTTACGAGCTGGAGAAGTTGAACAATGGCGAAGAAGTTACTTTCCACGATGTTATTAA TATGTTGTCGTATCGCTCGGTCGATATACGGAAAGCTCTTCAACTCGAGGAACTACTGGCAAGGGAGGAGTTCGAGTACATCATCGAAGAAGAAGTCGCTAAACAAACGATAAGAAATTGGTTAGAGGGTTGtctgaaaaaaattcgagCGAGTGGG AAGCAGCAAAATAGTCTCGTTGCTGGTCTTCGTGCGAACACTGACCAACCCATACAACAACAAGAGCATAcggaagagaaaagaaaggaagcagacaaagaagaagaaactgaAACAAAG GACACGGACGGATCTAAGCACAAAGTTAAGAAACCACCAGCTCTCCCAAGATCTGAGAGTATAGGCAGTGGATCTGgaaggaaatatttgactCCAACTCTGTCGGATCCTGCGTCGATTAGGTCTGAAAAAGACAAGAATGTAGCACctaagaaaagaaacaatagaCCACCAC AAAGTTCCGAGCAGAGCAGACAACAGAGGGAAGCTTTCAATGCAAAGACAACCGCGCCGAAACCTTCCAGCGTTATACTGGAAGTTCGCGAATGGTGGAAAGAGCAGTTGGCGTATAGCAGTGAGTCCAGCGAGGACGAGGtttaa